CGCGGCGAGATCGAGGACCGATTCCATTCCCCGCCCAAGAAGGTTTGCGAATAGCGACTTTCCCGTACCAGGCTGGCCTACCAGCACAACCAAGTCGCCACGCATCCATGCGACTAGTACGCGGCGTACCAGCCCCGCGGGGAGAACATAACCCCCTGCGCCAATGGTTGTTTCTAAGGCGCCGACGAGTTCCTCAAGGGACAGATTGACGACCGGTGCTGGTGGTCTTGAGCCCAAGAGCTCATAGGTCCCTTCGTCGACGGCCGCGTCCGCAAATGGGGCACTCCGATATTCGTCAGGGACGTCCGTGGAGTAAAGGGTGCCGATTAGGTCGCCGCGATCTGGGTAAAAGTTGTGTCGAAACCACGCAATCAGTTTGTCGATCGGCTCTGTAGCACTGCCAACGACTGCGGGTGTGAGAGTCTCGACGTCGACTTCTCGGCCGAACCAGAGAGCTAGGTCGACCAGTCGCACAGCCTGATTCTTGTGCTTCAGCAGTTCTGCGCCGGAAGTGCTTGTGAGAGACCAGGAGTCACGGCCCTTTGGCGAGGCCTGCTGTTTAAATACGACCCCCTGGTTCATGAGGTGGTTTCGCTGCCGCTGCAGACCCCCGCCTGGGTACTTTGTTGTCTGCCATTCGGGTGCTGAAGCTGTGCGGGACCATGGTGCGTAGTAGGGGCGATCGGGGTCTGGGGGGCGGGGGAGAAGGAAGAACTCCCGGAGTAGAGCCCCCTCTTCGGTCGACCCAAACGGGATCGCGGAGCTTGAGACGTCAACGCCAGCCTCCACGCCTGCGCGCAACAGAGCGGGGAGCGTGACCACCGAGAGTGGGTGAGCGCCGTCGAACGCGTGGGCTGCGGCTAGAACGAGCTGGGGAGGAGGGAATTGCACGTGCTCAGACTAGCGCGAATGCTGCCCTTAACGCTCCTGGGTCTGTTTGGTCATGTTGTCCGCGATCAATCCGCAGAACGAGGGGTTGAGTTCAACACCAACGGAAGATCGTCCCATTTCTTCAGCGACATACATTGTGGTCCCTCCGCCGACAAAGGGGTCCAAAACCGTGCCTCCCTCAGGGCACCCAGTTTCAATGCAACGCTCAACCAGCGATCGGGGGTAGGGCGCGTAGTGGGTGCCTCGAGCCAGCGATTTTCGGTCTGGCTCAATAAACCAAACATCTTCCTCACCCCCGAGACCTTCACGATTGAAGAAGTAACGAGGATGTTTTGAGAACAGAAAAATATGTTCGTATTTCCGCCAAGGTCGGTCCTTGCTGGTTGGCTCAGGAATTGCACTGTTGCGTACCCATATGATCGAGCTGCGGAGCGTCCATCCGTCTGCCTGCATTGCCAGTGCAACTCGCCATGGGATACCAATCAATGATTTCCGAGGGAGTCCTAGGCCCGGTCCGTCGACGGCGCGCAGTCCCGGCAATCGACGGCTTCGATGCTTGTTATCTTGGCCGTGAGGTTTGCCTTTGGCGCTGTAATACGTATCGCCTAGGTTGAGGAAAACGGTTCCGTCCTGCGCAAGGGCAGGTTTTATTGCTGCGAAGGCTTCCACGAGGTTTTCGACAAAACCATCGATCGTCGCCTCAAGGCCGAACTGACCGTTGACCTCGTAGTCGCGTTGCCAGTAGTAGGGCGGTGAAGTAATGACCGTGTTCACTGACTCAGGCTCTAGACCCTTCACTGCTTCGCGACAGTCGCCGAGTAGTACCTGCCACGTCGTGTCGTCCCGACCGGCTCCGCCAGCGAAGAGATGGTCGTCCGTCTTATGGAGGGAGTTCATTGCTACTTTCACTGGGGAGGGCTGCATGCAACGTTTAACGTACCATTATTGTAAGAGATCTCCGACGGCAGTGCTAATCCGCTATCTGGATATCAATCGATCGAACGAGCGGGCGAATCAGGCCCGCGCCTGTAGGGTTGTTCCGTGTCTGAGCCGGAATCCGAGCAGAGTTTACGTGGTCTCGCGCGGTTTCTCGTAGGCCCAGCAGAGATCGCCGAGCGATTGGGTGTCGAAGCCAACACAATCAACGTGTGGAAAGTCCGCCACGAGAGTTTTCCTCTGCCAGTCAGAAGATTGAAGACTGGTGATGTCTGGGACGTGCGTGAGATTCGTGTTTGGGCGGAGCACACGGGGCGCGAGTTTCGCAGCTGAGTTGTGGGGATGGCGGATCAATCTCTGCCCCCCGCCGAACGAGCGAATAAGCTCTGCTCAGCGACAACCTCTAACACTCCATTTTAATCGCGTTCGCATGGCTACTAGGAAGTTCGGAGCGCCGCGGTTGGGAACTGCAGCTCGCACTCAGCGGTTTGGTCCACTTGGGAGACTCATTTCCTCCAGGGGGTGGCCCCGTCCCCTAGTACGAGCTCTGTCCCTGATGTGTCGCTCAGGGTCTAAACCTGAGCGCAATGGCGGGGCTCTAGAGTGCGCGCTGACTTCATGCCACAAGCTCCTGAAGGGCCCAGGGAATGTTCTCACCTCTGGCGGCGTCTGGGTATACGCAAAGCAACGCAGCATGGCGAGAAGTGGGGCGGCGCTTTCGCACCGCCCCACTGGGTTCCGAGAGTTAGACCTTCTGGTTGATCGTTCCTCCTGGGTTTTCATTGCCCCAGCGAGTGGTCACAAACTTGCCTGTCGTGGCAGAGCGCGTGACGTTGCGACTGTTTGAGGTGCCGGAACCGACACGCTCAGTAGTCGTCGTGCGGGGCGACCGCTTAGCGTGAGCCTTCGTGACGAAGCGCCCGCTGCGGGCGCTCCTGCTGACAGATCCTCGAGCCATGATTGACTCCAATTCTCCGGCGGAGGGTGTCTCCCTGCTACTCTCGAAAACACTCTGATAGCGCGGTCCGAGAGCTGCCGGTCAGTTGCTCAGGTGCTCGAACACCCAGCAATTCCATTGTATCGGCAGGCACGGACACGCCCGGTGACCAAAACCCCACATCTAGTATTCGAGCATTGCTCAAATAACTAGATGTGGGATTTTGCGTGAGTCCCCCGAGTGGCTCCGAGGTCGTACTGGCGGTCTAACTGGGCCGGACACTTTGCCGATGGTGCGCTGGTGTTCGTGGTGACGGGAGCCCAGGCCATAAGTAGGGTGTCGAGCATGGCTACTCCCTCAGTTCCCTCACCACGATTTCGTGGAATCCCTATGGTGACAATGCTTGCGACCGGGGCTTTGGCCCTAGTTGCCTGCGGAGAACCTGAGCAGCAGAACGACGCTACGCCTGTCGCCTTCGAAGACGTTGATGAACTCTTCTCTGCTGTCGATGACCAGCTGGACTGCCCTGAAGATTCAAGCGGGGAGTACCATTTCGCCCTTCCATCAGACCAAGACGCGGAGATCCTGCAAGGCCGCAGCTGCGCGGAGAGTATCGTCATGGCCAGTTCAGATGATGAGGAACGCCTGGCTGAGATACGGGAGATGATGTCCTCAGCTCAAGGTCCGTTGTCCGTAGTCGAAGACTCTACGTGGTTCGTCGCAGACATCACGGAGGTCGCCGGAGACGGTGAAGCCACGGACTTGGCGCATCCCGGCTCGCGGGATCTACAGGGCCTGGCCGAGGACTGGAAAGCCACCTACACGGAGCAATAAGTGCGCAGCGGGGGTGACATCAAACGCTGCGAATAGACCGCCACTTATCGCTGCGATCCACACCCCTCAGCGCAGCGCATCTCGCGAGTGCACGCGGTCGGCTACGGTATATCGGTGGATCAAATGCCAGGAACTTTAGGTGCCTATGTGGACGAGTCGAGCTGCAATCGCAGCGACTCCACACAGGAATACTTAATAGGCGCAGCAATCATGGATGCCGCAGATGAGGCTGCTATCCGTGAGGAACTTCGCCCCTTGCTGTTGCCAGGGCAGATCAAGTTGCACTGGACAGACGAGCAGGAGAGTCGACGTCGCCGAATCGTCTCGGCCATTGCCAGCTTGGAACCGATGAACTTCATCGTTGCCCACCTCAGTCAACGACAAGCCAAGACAGAGCGATGTCGACGACGCGTGAATACTGGTCACTTAGCGACGGGTGAATTCTGGACACCCGGACCATGCTAGGAGACATGATCACTGTGGAAGATTGGGCTGAAATCCGTCGGCTACATTTTGCCGAGTCCATGCCGAAGAAGCAGATCGCTGAGAAGCTCGGGGTCTCCCGAACCACTGTCTATAAGGCCTTGGAATCCAGTGGACCTCCGAAGTACCAGCGCGAACCTAAGGGCTCGATCGCCGACGAGTACGTCCCAGAGATCCACAAGCTGCTCAAAGACACTCCCCGGATGCCAGCGACGGTGATCGCTGAACGGATCGGGTGGGAACACTCGATGACGGTGCTCAAAGACAAGGTCCGGGAACTGCGCCCCCTCTACACCGGGGTCGATCCGGCTGACCGATTGGTCCACCGCCCTGGGGAAGCCGCTCAGTTTGATCTATGGTTCCCCGAACCTCAGATCCCGGTCGGTTTCGGACAGACCCGCACCTTGCCGGTGCTGGTGATGACCCTGACGTTCTCGAGATTCCTGACCGCCACGATGCTGCCCTCGCGGCAGTCCGGCGACCTGCTGGCCGGGATGTGGCAGCTGATCAGCGGAGTCGGAGCGGTCTCGAAGTCCTTGATCTGGGACCGTGAAGCTGCGATCGCCCCCAAGGGCAGACCGCTGCCGCCGTTGCAGGCCTTCGCGGGGACCACCGCGACGAAGATGGTGATCGCTCCACCCAGGGACCCGGAGTTCAAGGGCATGACCGAGCGCAACAACGGGTACTTCGAGACCAGCTTCCTGCCCGGCCGATCCTTCGCTTCACCGCAAGATTTCAACACCCAGATCAGCACGTGGATCACTGGCCGGGCCAATCAGCGCATGATCCGCAGCCTCGGGGACAGACCGGTCAACGTCCTGGGCCGAGATCTGGCGGCGATGACCGCGCTACCGCCCTCCCCACCTTCGACAGGTTTCTCGCACCAGGTGCGTCTGGCCCGGGACTACTATCTGCGGATCGATGCGAATGACTACTCGGTGGATCCGCGGTTCATCGGTCGGTTGGTCCAGGTCACCGCGACCTTGGACCGGGTGGTGGCCGTGTGTGACGGTGAGATCGCTGCTGATCACCGGCGGTGCTGGGCCCGAGCCCAGGTGATCACAGACCCGGCTCATGTGGGCACCGCGAAGGCCATGCGGGCTCATTACAACGACACCGTGCGCCACCAGGTGCGCGGGACCAAGGACACTGAGGTGGCCTACCGGCCGCTGAGCGTCTATGACGAGCTTTTCGGACTCACCCACACCACGGTGCCGGCTGATGATCACAGGAGTGCCGCATGAGTGCCACCAGTGGTGAGAAGATCGGCTCGACCCTGGCGCATCTGGTGAAGGTGATGAAGACTCCCACGATCGGCAGGGTCTGGGAAGACCTCGCCGAGATTGCCCGGGAGCAGGGCTGGTCCCACGAGGAATACCTCGCTGCTGTCTTGGAGCGCCAAGTCGCTGATCGAGAGGCCAACGGCACCGCTCTGCGGATCCAGACCGCGAAGTTCCCCGCGATCAAGACCCTCGAGGACTTCAACACCGACTATCAGCCCGGCCTGCGCCGTGACGTGCTGGCTCATCTGCAGAACACGAGCTTCGTGCCCAAGGCAGAGAACGTCATCCTGCTGGGACCCCCAGGGGTGGGTAAGACTCATCTGGGCATCGGGCTAGGAATCAAGGCCTGCCAGGCCGGGTACCCGGCGCTCTTCGACACTGCTGCGGGGTGGGTCAACCGGCTCAGCGACGCGCATCAGCGCCACGGTGGTCTGGATCAGGAGCTCAAAAGGCTTCGCAGGTACCGGCTGTTGATCATTGATGAGCTCGGCTATCTGCCCTTCGATGCTGATGCGGCGAATCTGTTCTTCCAACTGGTCGCTGCCCGCTATGAACAGGGGTCTTTGCTGATCACGAGCAACCTCTCCTTCGGCAGGTGGGGTGAGATCTTCAGCGATGACACCGTCGCGGCGGCGATGATCGATCGGCTGGTCCATCACGCGGAGGTCCTCACCCTCGATGGAGAGTCCTACCGCACACGGAGCCGCCGCGAGCTCATCGAGACCACTACCTCTAGAACCCCGTAAGGAAAACACGGCGTTCAGTTTTTACCCGTCGCTGAGTGTTCAGTTTTCGGCCGTCGTTGACAAGCGATTCCGCCGCAAGTGTCTTGAAACCCTCTATTACGAGTTAGCCGGTCACGAGGTCTATCCGGTGACATTGGAGAGCCGGGGATCTTCTCAGGACAAGAAAGACCGGGCTCACATCGTGGCCCTTCAGGGACAGGGACTCAATAAAGGTGTGCGCATCCAGCACCTACGAGGTGGAGACGAACCGCTGCTGTGGATCGCGGACGCTGTGCTTGGTTCCTTGAACTCTGCATATCTCGGCGAGCCGGCGCACTTCGAGGCGCTTCAAGACACGATCCTGCTCCGACAGCACACGCCAGATTCACTGGTTCATCTTGAAGAGGGCAAACGAAAGGCCCTAGATCCAGTCGTCCGGCTGGGGTTCTAAGGCCTTCTTCCCTACCCGTCGTAACGGGGGGGCAGTCCCTACCGTAGTCGCGCGCACCCATATCCGCAACAGCCGAATGCCCTCGTATACCAGCAAATCAGGGGCTCGGCTGGCCAAGTGCTGAGGGTGCCCTCTTGGACACCTAAAACATTTATAGCCTTTTTGGGAACTATTAGATTTATAACCCATGCCACACACTATGGGTTGTCTAGTTAACAACCGGGGGAGCGTATGGCAGACAACCAGGGATCAGGATGCGGCCTCGTGCTTGGCATCCTCGCCGTGTTGATCGGAGTGCCGCTATTCATCCTCGTCATAGCGATCAGCGGTGGCGAAGAAGAGCAGCCGCAAGCCTCCTGCCGACCGGGCACCACGGAAGATAGCTCAGCCATTCCCAAGGAATATCAAGAGGCGCTTGAATCCGCGGCCGCTGAATCCGGGCTGTCCGTCGATCTATTAGCCGCACAGATCGACGCCGAATCAGGATGGAACCCCGACGCCACGAGCCCGGTAGGAGCCGAAGGACTCACGCAGTTCATGCCCCAGACGTGGACGACCTACGGCGACGGGGGAGACCCCTTCAACCCCGAGGACGCGATAGCAGCTATGGGCCGCTATATGGCCGCTGTGTCCGACGAGGTATCGGACTTCGCCGGAAATGGGCGCGAGCTAGCCGAACTCTCCCTCGCGGCGTACAACGCCGGCCCAGGGGCTGTGCAGAACGCCGGGGGAATCCCAGGCTTCCCTGAGACCGAAGAATATGTAGACAAGATCATGGGGAGCGCGCAGGGCAACTACTCGGCCGACTGCTCACCTGTTGGTGGCCAGGAGATCGGAGAGCTTGGCACAGGGGAGTGGACAAGCCCGCTGCCAGGTGCTCCCATAACGTCCGGTTTTGGTGCCCGGACGTGTCCGATCCTTAACGCCTTGAACTGCTCAGGCGGCTCGTCTGATCATCGGGGGATCGACTTCGCCGGCTCATCCGGTTCAACTGTGGTCGCGCCGATGGATCTAGAGATCCGCGCAACCGGCGTGATCGACGGTTGGGGACAACTCGGCTGGGTAGTGCTGGCAAAGATGCCCAACGCACCAGGTCTGCATATCGAATTCGCCCACTGCGCCGCTAACAGCATCGAGGTAAATCCCGGTGACACCGTGGCACCAGGCACCCCGCTATGCACCCAGGGAAACACCGGGTCATCGGCAGGAGAGCACCTACACTTCCAAATCGGAACGCCCGAGGGCGACGAGTCCATTCCAGGGTGGGAAAACCTCGTTGATCCCGCGCCGCTACTGAGAGAAAAGGGCATTAGCTAATGGGCCGGAACACCGTCATCGGAATCATCGTCGCCGTGCTGCTGCTCGTCGCAGCCGGGGGAGCGTTCGCCTACGTCGCTGTCTCATCGAATGAGCCCACGGCTGAGGAACCCGCGCCCGCGCGGACCACGCCGCCGAGCCCTTCAGCGTCTCAGCCCGAGCCGCCCGAAGAGACCTTGGATGAAGGTCAGGACGAAGATCCCCTAGCTGCTGATCGTGAGGCGATGGAGGAACTGGGGATGGAGGTCGCGGAAATCATGACCACCTGGGACCCCAACGAGGACTTCAACCAGACCGCTGCCGAAATGCGCGCAGCGGATCTCATGACCGAGGAACTAGCCGTCTCGATCACCGCACCCGAGCGCCCGACCACAGGCACCGAATGGCTCGAAGCGGCCGAGGCCGGCGCGACGAGTCAACCGACCGTGAAACCCAACCGGGCGACGTCTAACGAGGTTGTCTCCATCGAGGCGACGTGGGTATGGGTCACTCAGGATGGGGACGTGATCAGCAATCCGACCGAGCGCCGGCTGTTCTTCTTCAACTTCGAGGAAGGCGACGACGGCGAGCTACTGGTCTCGAACTACAGTTACGACACCGCCTGAGATTCCCTTTTCTGGGGTTGAAGGTCGGTGCCCGTCTGGCCATACCGTATTAGTGTCCCACCTTGCCGCTGCCTCGAGCTGCTTGCGACGCCACCCTTTGGCGTCAGCGAGAATCGTCCCTCGCAGGTCCGCTCCGGTCAGGTTTACCCCGTGGAGAAGACAGCCTTCCAAGCTCGCTCCTTTGAGTACGGCTCGGCGTAGGTCGGCTTTATGGAAGTTCGAGTCGATCAACTCGCACTCCTGCAAGTTGGCCCCTGGCATATAGCTATAGATGAACACGGACTCGGGTAGCTCAGTTTTGTAGAAGCTGGCGTCACCTAAATGGCATCCCGAAAACCGAGAACGCGGCAACGTCAGGCTGGATACGTTCAAATTCTGGAGATTCGACCCGTGAAAGTCCCCACTGATTTCGTGGTGGCCCGCCACTTGGCTTATGGCTCGGAAGGTGTCGACCAATATTTGAGGTGGGGTCCGCTGGCGCGCGTTCTCATCTGACGTTGGAGGATCACGCCGCTCTGCTTGATCGCGAATGTATGAACTCAGTAGGTTCGTGATCATCTGCGCGTCTTCGGTTTCTCTCGTCTCAATCGCAAGACGCTGAAGGGCGTAAAGACCTCCGTAGTTGAGCGTGTTCGAGGAATCGCCTAGCTGTGAGACGGCCTCGGTGTAACGACTTGTCCAGTGCCGGTCCCGTTCAATCTGAAGAGCCTGTTGCTCCCGCTCATGCCGCTTCCACGAGAGGAGTGCGGTCACAGCCGCGAGGATTCCTCCAAAAAGCAGCAGGACGACTTGCCTCTGTGAACTTGCCTGGTCGGTTTCGTCATCGGCACCGGCACCGAGCCAGCTAAATAGGTCCGGGGCTCGTACTATCAAAAGAACTAGTGCAGCAAAGAACACGATCAGGCAAACGGGAACCCCAATGCGAGGAACCCACCGCTGAACCCACCGCCGCCGAATCCGTGTTTTCACACCGTGATCATGTCACGAGCACCAGCCACCAAGGGCGGTGCAGCGCGAAACCCGCGCGCTGCACTAGGGGACGGCCGCTGGCGCGTCCGGCTGTGATGGTCCGGCCCTTGCGCTCGTTCCTCGCTACAGGTCCGGCCCAGTCTCTTTTTTCTGTCGTGCTGTCCTTCCGATAATACGCCCGCGCTCCATTGCGACAACCCCTCCTCGTTCCTCGTCGGGGTCTGCGCCGTCCAAGACTTTTTCTCGGCGCTCGTTCCTCGCTTATTTCCTCGAAAAACTCCCGGCCGGCTGGCCTTCGGTGTCTCCGTTCCGACGCGAGCAGCTCGCAAGCTTCGCCAGCACGAAGAAAAAACGTTGAGGGGCTTGGGTCGGGGAGCTGGCACCGTCTCATAG
The sequence above is a segment of the Nesterenkonia lutea genome. Coding sequences within it:
- a CDS encoding DNA-methyltransferase is translated as MNTVITSPPYYWQRDYEVNGQFGLEATIDGFVENLVEAFAAIKPALAQDGTVFLNLGDTYYSAKGKPHGQDNKHRSRRLPGLRAVDGPGLGLPRKSLIGIPWRVALAMQADGWTLRSSIIWVRNSAIPEPTSKDRPWRKYEHIFLFSKHPRYFFNREGLGGEEDVWFIEPDRKSLARGTHYAPYPRSLVERCIETGCPEGGTVLDPFVGGGTTMYVAEEMGRSSVGVELNPSFCGLIADNMTKQTQER
- a CDS encoding DNA-binding protein, whose amino-acid sequence is MSEPESEQSLRGLARFLVGPAEIAERLGVEANTINVWKVRHESFPLPVRRLKTGDVWDVREIRVWAEHTGREFRS
- the istA gene encoding IS21 family transposase, which produces MITVEDWAEIRRLHFAESMPKKQIAEKLGVSRTTVYKALESSGPPKYQREPKGSIADEYVPEIHKLLKDTPRMPATVIAERIGWEHSMTVLKDKVRELRPLYTGVDPADRLVHRPGEAAQFDLWFPEPQIPVGFGQTRTLPVLVMTLTFSRFLTATMLPSRQSGDLLAGMWQLISGVGAVSKSLIWDREAAIAPKGRPLPPLQAFAGTTATKMVIAPPRDPEFKGMTERNNGYFETSFLPGRSFASPQDFNTQISTWITGRANQRMIRSLGDRPVNVLGRDLAAMTALPPSPPSTGFSHQVRLARDYYLRIDANDYSVDPRFIGRLVQVTATLDRVVAVCDGEIAADHRRCWARAQVITDPAHVGTAKAMRAHYNDTVRHQVRGTKDTEVAYRPLSVYDELFGLTHTTVPADDHRSAA
- the istB gene encoding IS21-like element helper ATPase IstB, producing the protein MKTPTIGRVWEDLAEIAREQGWSHEEYLAAVLERQVADREANGTALRIQTAKFPAIKTLEDFNTDYQPGLRRDVLAHLQNTSFVPKAENVILLGPPGVGKTHLGIGLGIKACQAGYPALFDTAAGWVNRLSDAHQRHGGLDQELKRLRRYRLLIIDELGYLPFDADAANLFFQLVAARYEQGSLLITSNLSFGRWGEIFSDDTVAAAMIDRLVHHAEVLTLDGESYRTRSRRELIETTTSRTP
- a CDS encoding transglycosylase SLT domain-containing protein, whose amino-acid sequence is MADNQGSGCGLVLGILAVLIGVPLFILVIAISGGEEEQPQASCRPGTTEDSSAIPKEYQEALESAAAESGLSVDLLAAQIDAESGWNPDATSPVGAEGLTQFMPQTWTTYGDGGDPFNPEDAIAAMGRYMAAVSDEVSDFAGNGRELAELSLAAYNAGPGAVQNAGGIPGFPETEEYVDKIMGSAQGNYSADCSPVGGQEIGELGTGEWTSPLPGAPITSGFGARTCPILNALNCSGGSSDHRGIDFAGSSGSTVVAPMDLEIRATGVIDGWGQLGWVVLAKMPNAPGLHIEFAHCAANSIEVNPGDTVAPGTPLCTQGNTGSSAGEHLHFQIGTPEGDESIPGWENLVDPAPLLREKGIS
- a CDS encoding pentapeptide repeat-containing protein, giving the protein MITNLLSSYIRDQAERRDPPTSDENARQRTPPQILVDTFRAISQVAGHHEISGDFHGSNLQNLNVSSLTLPRSRFSGCHLGDASFYKTELPESVFIYSYMPGANLQECELIDSNFHKADLRRAVLKGASLEGCLLHGVNLTGADLRGTILADAKGWRRKQLEAAARWDTNTVWPDGHRPSTPEKGISGGVVTVVRDQ